The nucleotide sequence CTTCCCAGGAGATGACGCGCGTCTCCGCCACGGGCGCGGAGCCAAGGTCCACGGACTGTTCCGCCATGATGTCCATGGCGCTCTTGCTGCGGGGGAGCGACTCACCTTCAGCGGCGCCGCCGCGAGCCTGCGGCGCGGGGACACGGCCGCTCGCGCCGAGGGCCCGGGTCGCCATGACGGAGGGCTCGTCGTCGCTCACGGGCTGGGGGGCGCGGGGTGGAGGTGCCTTGTCTCCACGTGAGGCGGGGCCGCGCTGCGCAGCGGGAGCTTTCGCGGCTGGGTCGGCGCCTTCCGAGGGGATGAGGCGGGGCGGCTCGGGGCGAGCGGAGGGCTTCGGGGCCGGACTGGCGCTGGCCGATGGAGCGGGGCGCGGCGGCTCGGCGCGAGCGGGAGACTTCGGGACAGGGTCCGCGCTGGCCGATGGAGAGAGGCGCGGCGGCTCAGGGCGAGCAGGAGACTTCGGGGCGGGCTCCGATGGCGAGAGGCGAGGTGGCTCGGCGCGAGCAGGAGACTTCGGGGAAGGCTCCGCTGGGGAGAGGCGAGGTGGCTCGGCGCGAGCAGGAGACTTCGGGGCGGGCTCCGATGGCGAGAGGCGCGGCGGCTCGGCGCGGCCAGGCGCCTTCGGAGCCGGGGAGGCTCCGACTGGGGCAGGATTGCGCTGTTCGGCGCGACCGACGGGGACGCCGGGCGCGACGGCAACACCCGGTGCGGGGGGCGCGACGGAAGTGCGCTCCGCACGGGGCGAGGCGGCACCGCCCTTCACGTCGGGAGCCTCGCTGGCCTTGTCTGACTGGGACGCACGCTTCCCCTTGCGCGACGAGGACGGCGCATCACCCTTGCGGGCCTTCTTCCCTGCTCTTTCCCTTCCGGCGCTCGGTGGCTCCACGACGGCGGGTACGGCGCCCGGGTCCGTGGTGGAAGTGACCTCGTTGGCCAGCGCCGCGATACCCGAGGGCGTGAGGGACAACGTCGCGGGCGCCGGAATCAGGGGCGACTTCGGCCCGCTCGGCTCACGGCGTGGCGTGGCGCTGCGGGGCGGCTCGGGAGGAGGAACCTCTCGCTCCTCTCGCGCCTGCCGCAGACTCTCCGCTCGACGCGCGAAGACCTGCGCACGCTCGGAATCGCGGAGGACGTCGCGCCAGAGCCGGGCGAGCCGCTCCCAGGCGCGCTCGCGCTCCTGCTCGTCCTCCATGGCGGTGGCCGCGTGCTCCAGCGCCCAGGCCGCTTCGCCCATGCTCCCGCGCGCGGTGAGACGGTCCACCAGCAGCAGCCACGCTTCCTTGTGGCCGGGCTCGTACCGCACCGCCTGGCGCAGCTCGTTCAGCGCGGCCTCGTCGTCGCCCAGCGCTTCCAGCGTGGACACCAGCTCCAGGCGGGCCTGTCGGGCGGGAGGACCTCGGGACTCGCGGGCGAGCTGCGCGCGCAGGAGCTGGCCGAGCGCCTTCGGGTCTCCCAGCTTCCGCGCGAGCGCCACGAGCTGGCCCCGGGCCTGCTCACTCTCGGGGCTCTCCGCGAGCACCTCCGTCCAGGCCCACTGCGCCATGCGCAGGTCACCCAGCGACTCCTCCGCCGCCTGCGCGAGCATGCGCAGCCCTTCGAGCCGGTCGGGCGCGCGGCGGGGCGCGGCCGCGAGTGCGACCCGGAGCCGCTCGGCGGTGGCCGGCCGCTCCGCCTCGGAGACACAGCGAAGGAGCCCCGCGAGCACGGGCAGCAGTCCCGGCACGAGCGCCTCCGCCGCCTCGAAGTCCACGCGCGCCATGGTCGGCTCGCCCATGTGGAGCCATCGCTCTCCGCGCGTGAGGAGCGCGCCCGCGCGAGCCCGGGCACTGCGAGCCCGCTGGATGGCCTCGTCGAGCGCGCGCCGCACCAGGGACGCATCGCCACGCGTGGACAGGAGCCGCACCTGCTCCCGGAGCGCGGAGCGGTCCCCCGTCAGGTCGACGATTTCCCGGTACATGCGCGCGGCACCCGCGGGGTCCTGGAGCTCGTTCTCCATCACCTCCGCGAGACGGGTCAGGGCCTCCGCGCGCACGGACGCGTCCTTCGCCCGGTCGGCACGCTTGAGATAGAGCTGCGCCAGCTCGCGCCACGCCTGACGCGCGATGAGCTGGGCCTCCAGCTTCTGCGAGCGCGCAAGCTCCTCCGCGTCCTCGGGCTTCAGCCCCGGGCCGGCTTCCACACGTGCACCGGGAGCACGCCCCGCGCCTGGCGCCAGCGTGTCCGCGCCGTCAGCGCGAGCCGTGGGAGCACTTCCCACCGTGGCAGCGGGAAGTGGCGCTCCCGCGCCGTCCGCTCGGGCGGGGGTGGCTCCTGACGGCCGCGCCCCCGAGAGCGCGGCTTGCAGGTCCGCCATGGAGACTTCCTGCGTGTCCACGGGCGACATCGGCTGGGGAGGCTGCGCGCCCGGCGATTTCGCAAGCGGAGGAGCGCCCCGAGGTTCATCGGCCGGAGGAGGAGGTGGCGCTTCCGAGGTGACCTCACCCGTCGCTTCGTCATCCGTCCAGGCACCGGCGCGAATGTAGGGCGGCGGCGGGGCGTCCCGCTTCACCGGAGGCGGCGCTTCGTGCTCCTCGTCCTCGGGAGAGTCGGACCAGGGGACGGACAGGTGCTGTCCCCCGGTAGATCCAGAGCGCTGCTCGGAGGGCACCGTGCTGGAGGTCGCGGGTGGTTCCACCGCTGCCTTGCGAGGCTCGACGGTGGGCGTGCTCGAAGGCACGACCACGGCGGGCATCTCCACCACCGTCGGGCGCGACTCGAGCGGTGGCGGGCTCGGCGAAATGGCCACCGCGGGCATCTCCACGACAGTCTTGCTTGCTTCCGAAGCGGGCTTGCTCGCGGGCAACACCACCGCGGGCAGCTCCATCAGCGTCTTGCTGGCCTCCGGAGCGGGCCTGCTCGACGACGCCGCTACCGGCAGCTTCTCAGTCGGGCCGAGCGCCATCCCGAGCGCCGGCATCTCCAGCTCCGTCTTCGAGCGCGACTCAACCCGGGCTGCGTCGGGCTTCCCCTCTGGCGGCGACCAGGGCGCGTGCGGCGGAGGCGGAGCCACCACGGGAGAGGCCACCGCCGTCGGCTCGCGCGGCTCCGCGGACGCCACCGATGGGAAGGCCACTGCCGTCGGCTCCCTCGGCTCGGAGGAAGCCACCGACGGGAAGGCCACTGCCGTCGGCTCGCGAGGCTCGGCGGAAGCCACCGACGGGAAGGCCACCGCTGTCGCCTCGCGAGGCTCGGGCGGCTGTGCCTCCTCCGACCCGTCCGAGGCGGGCTCCACCAACGTGACCTCGCGATAACCCGAGTCCTCATCCCAGACGGCGGGGGCCTGGACGCCGGCCTTCCGGGTCGGGAGCTTCGCCAGCACGCCGCTCACGGTGGCGGCAGGCTCAGCGGTCCTTCCCGCTGGTGCCTCCGTGCCCCCCTCGACGTCGCCTCGCGCCCGCGCCTCGTGCTTCTTCAGCACCTGGAGTCCGTGCCGGGCCCGCCGGTCTTCGGGGAACTCCGCCAGCACGGCTTCCAGCGCGGCAATGGCGCGAGGGAGCTGCCCCACCCGCCGCAGCACCCTCGCGAGCTGCCGTTGCACCGCGCGGCGGACCTCGGGAGTCCCTCCCTGCGTGGCATCGAGCAGGGTGATGGCGGCGGCCTCGGTGCCGGCGAGCAGGGCGAAGCGCACGAGCGCGGCGGCCAGGCGCGGCGTCATGGCCTCGGTGCGGCTGGCTCGGGCGAGCTGGCCGAACGCACGGGCGGCGGAGCCCTCGCGCAACAGACCCACGGCGGACCGGAGGTGCCGGTCCACCGAGTCTTGCGCAGCCTCCTCCGGCCTCACGTCGGTTACGCCGGGCCGCAGCGCCTCAGGTCGGGCGGCTGGGGGCTCCGGCGTGCCGGCGCTCTTGCCGTTTCTCACGCCACCCATGGGTGGGGCAGTCTACACAACGATGCCCCTCCCGGTGGTCACGGTCCTTCTCCCTGCAAGAAATGCCGAGCCCACCGTGGCCCGCGCCCTGGAGAGCTTGCTGGAGGGCACCCTCCGGGACGTACGCGTGCTCGCGGTGGACGACGGCTCCACGGACGGTACGCGTGGGGTGCTGGAGGCCCTCGCGGCCCGGGACTCCCGGGTGGAGGTACTTGACGGCGGGGGCCGGGGTCTGGTGGCGGCGCTGAACCTGGCGCTCGGTAGGGCCACCTCGCCCTACGTGGCCCGGATGGACGCGGATGACGAGGCCCTCCCCCGCCGCCTGGAGGCCAGCGTCGCCGCGCTGGAATCCGAGCCTGAGCTGGCAGGCGTGGGCACGGGCGTGGAGCTGTTCCGCGAGGACCAGCCCGTGAGTCCCTCCCTCCAGGCGTACGCGTCCTGGCTCAACGGACTCACCTCCGCCGAGCGCCTCTTCCGCGAGCGCTTCATCGAGAGCCCCGTCTGCCACCCCTCGGTGTGCCTGCGCCGGGACGCCGTGGTGGCCGCGGGCGGGTGGCGGCACGGGGACTTCCCGGAGGACTACGCGCTCTGGCTGGAGCTGATGGACCGGGGCCACGGCATGAGGAACCTCGACGAGGTGCTGCTGCGCTGGCGCGACAGCCACCAGCGGCTGACGTGGACGGACCCACGCTATGCGGTGCGCCGCTTCACCTGGACGAAGGCGCAATACCTGATGCGCGGACGCGGGCCCCTCGCGGACGGGCGTCCCTGCACGGTGTGGGGCGCGGGCCCGAGCGGCAAGACGCTGGCCCGCTTCCTGCGCGAGGAGGGCGCGACGGTGGAGCGCTTCGTGGAAGTCCACCCACGCAAGGTGGGCACCCGCATCCAGGACATCCCCGTGGTGTCACCGGAGGAGCTGGGGCCTCCCGGGCGGAGCCACCTGCTGGTCTGCGTGGGCGTGCGCTGGGCGCGAGAGGAGATTCGCGCGGACCTGACGGCGCGGGGCTGGGTGGAGGGACGGGACTTCACCTGCGCGGCGTGAGGGGCGCGGGCACACGAGGAGCGCGAAACCACGCGGGCGGCACGGCCGTACAGGGGACATATGCACCGCGTCCCGCCGTGGGTCCTCCTGCTGCTGACAGCCGCATCCGCCTGCCACTCCGCCACGGTGACGCCGCCGCGAGGGCTCGTCCGTCCCGGGACGCCGGAGCGGGTGGACATCGTCCAGGCTCGCGACCGGGGGCTGGAGCAGGGCTTCCAGTGGGAGCCCTGGGGCGCGGAGGCCTTCGCACGGGCGAAGCGGGAGGGCCGGTACATCCTCGTCGATGGCGCGGCGGAGTGGTGCCACTGGTGCCACGTCATGGACGAGACGACGTACCGGGACGCCGAGGTCGGCCGCCTGCTGCGAGAGCGCTTCGTCACCATCCGCGTGGACGTGGACGCCCGCCCGGACCTGGCCGAGCGGTGGGTGGACTACGGCTGGCCCGCCACCATCCTGCTGACGCCGGACGCGGAGGAGGTGGGCAAGTATCGGGGCTATCTGCCACCGGAGCGCCTGCTGCCGCTGCTCCAGCGCGTGGAGGCCCTGGCGCGGGAGCCCCGTGACGCCATGGGAGCCCGCGTCCTCGACGTGCCGGCGACGCCCGCGCTGCTGCCCTGGGTGGCGGCGCGCCTGGTGCTCACGCTGGACGGTGGGTACGACGCGCGCGAGGGCGGCTGGGGCGACTTCCAGAAACTGCCACTGGGTGGCAACACGGAGTTCGAGGTGCGCAGGGCCGCGCGTGGAGACGCTGCGGCACGGCGGCGGGTGGACTTCACGCTGGAGCGCCAGCGCGCGGTGCTGGACCCGGTGTGGGGAGGCGTCTACCAGTACTCGGCGGGGAAGGACTGGAAGGACCCGCACTTCGAGAAGCTGATGGTGATGCAGGCGCCGAACCTGGAGGCGTATGCGCGCGCCTGGGCGCTCCTCCGGACTCCGGCGCTGCTGGACGATGCGCGGGGCATCGCGCGCTACCTCGAGACGTTCCTCGGCGCGCCGGATGGGACGTTCTACACGAACCAGGATGCGGACGTGGGCGCGCACGACCGGAGCGTGCCGTTCGTGGATGGCCACGTGTACTACGCGAAGGACGACGCCGGTCGCCGTGCGCTCGGGCTGCCGTGGGTGGACACGCATGTGTACGCGCGGGAGAACGGACTGGCCATCGCCGCCCTCGTGGCGCTGCACGAGGTGACGCGGGACTCGGCGCCCCTGGTGCGTGCGCGCAAGGCCATGGACGTGTTGCTCGGCACCCATGTGGACGGGGGCCTGGTGTGGCGCGAGAAGGGAACGCGCTCGGGACCGCGCTTCCTCGCGGATGCCGCGGCGCTCGGGCGGGCACTGGCGGTGCTGGCACGAGTCACGGGCGAGGCACGCTATCGCGAGGTCGCCGAGCGGGTGGCCCGGGCGATGCTGGCTGACTTCGGCGGCAAGGAAGCGGGTGGGCTCCACGAGATGACACCTGACTCGGATGCGGTCGGCGTCTTCGCGCGCAGGGAGCGTCCGTTCCTCCACAACGTCGCGGCGGCGCGCTTCCTCGCGGCGCTGCATGGGCTCACCGGTGACGAGGCGTGGCGACAGCGGGGCCTGGAGCTGCTCGCGGCGGTGGCGACGCCGAAGACCCTGGCCGACCAGGGCCGGATGCTAGGGGACTTCCTCCTCGCGGCGGACGAGCTGGGCGTGGTGCCGTGGTCGGAGCCTCCAGCCATGGCACGGAGTCCGTAGCAGCCCCGCTACTCCCTGTCGGCGGGGGCGACTCGTCCCTCCTCCACTGCCGCGATGGGCCCCTGCGGCACCGCGACGCCCACGGCGGAGAAGAAGCGCAGCAGGTCCTCCGGCACCGGCGCCTCCACTCGCAGCACCTTCCCCGTGCGCGGGTGGCCCAGCTCCAGCGCCTGCGCGTGCAGCAGACACCGGAGCGCCTCCACGCCTCCGGCCTTCGGCGCGCCGCCATAGCGCGCGTCCCCGAGTATCGGCGCTCCGAGCGCCGTCAGGTGCGCGCGGAGCTGGTGAGTGCGGCCCGTGTGCGGGAGCAGCTCCACCACGCAGAACTCCGCCCCCGCGTGGAGCGTGCGGAAGTCCGTCAGCGCGGGCACGCCGTTGGCCGCGCGGGTCGCCCGCCAGCGCCCGGGGCGTGACGGGTCCTTCGACAGCGGCAGGTCCACCGTCCCCGAGGGAGGCAGCCCCGGCCCGGTGGCCGCCACGTACCGCTTGCGGGCCCGTCCCTCGCGGAACTCGGCGGCCAGCGCCGACGTGGCCTCCGCCGTCTTCCCGAACACCGTCACGCCGGACGTCTCCCGGTCCAGCCGGTGGACGAGCCCCGCCTCGCGGCCCAGGTGCGCGCCCACCAGGTCCACCAGACTGCCGCCCACGCGTCCCTCCGTGGGCTGCGCCGTCACGCCCGCCGGCTTGTCCACGGCGATGACGTCCGCGTCCTCGTACAGCACGCGCAGCACCGGCGCCGCGGGCGCCTCGGCCAGGGAGCTCTGCCCCGACTCCTCCAGCACCACCATCACCACCTGCCCCGCCGTGAGCCGCGCCTGCGCATCCCGGCTCCGCCGCCCCGAGACGTACACCGCGCCCACGTCCACCAGCTTGCGCGCCTCCGTCGCGGGCACGGCCA is from Pyxidicoccus trucidator and encodes:
- a CDS encoding glycosyltransferase; protein product: MPLPVVTVLLPARNAEPTVARALESLLEGTLRDVRVLAVDDGSTDGTRGVLEALAARDSRVEVLDGGGRGLVAALNLALGRATSPYVARMDADDEALPRRLEASVAALESEPELAGVGTGVELFREDQPVSPSLQAYASWLNGLTSAERLFRERFIESPVCHPSVCLRRDAVVAAGGWRHGDFPEDYALWLELMDRGHGMRNLDEVLLRWRDSHQRLTWTDPRYAVRRFTWTKAQYLMRGRGPLADGRPCTVWGAGPSGKTLARFLREEGATVERFVEVHPRKVGTRIQDIPVVSPEELGPPGRSHLLVCVGVRWAREEIRADLTARGWVEGRDFTCAA
- a CDS encoding DUF255 domain-containing protein, whose protein sequence is MHRVPPWVLLLLTAASACHSATVTPPRGLVRPGTPERVDIVQARDRGLEQGFQWEPWGAEAFARAKREGRYILVDGAAEWCHWCHVMDETTYRDAEVGRLLRERFVTIRVDVDARPDLAERWVDYGWPATILLTPDAEEVGKYRGYLPPERLLPLLQRVEALAREPRDAMGARVLDVPATPALLPWVAARLVLTLDGGYDAREGGWGDFQKLPLGGNTEFEVRRAARGDAAARRRVDFTLERQRAVLDPVWGGVYQYSAGKDWKDPHFEKLMVMQAPNLEAYARAWALLRTPALLDDARGIARYLETFLGAPDGTFYTNQDADVGAHDRSVPFVDGHVYYAKDDAGRRALGLPWVDTHVYARENGLAIAALVALHEVTRDSAPLVRARKAMDVLLGTHVDGGLVWREKGTRSGPRFLADAAALGRALAVLARVTGEARYREVAERVARAMLADFGGKEAGGLHEMTPDSDAVGVFARRERPFLHNVAAARFLAALHGLTGDEAWRQRGLELLAAVATPKTLADQGRMLGDFLLAADELGVVPWSEPPAMARSP
- a CDS encoding RluA family pseudouridine synthase: MKRRTFRAEGALVGRAVADAVASELAVPATEARKLVDVGAVYVSGRRSRDAQARLTAGQVVMVVLEESGQSSLAEAPAAPVLRVLYEDADVIAVDKPAGVTAQPTEGRVGGSLVDLVGAHLGREAGLVHRLDRETSGVTVFGKTAEATSALAAEFREGRARKRYVAATGPGLPPSGTVDLPLSKDPSRPGRWRATRAANGVPALTDFRTLHAGAEFCVVELLPHTGRTHQLRAHLTALGAPILGDARYGGAPKAGGVEALRCLLHAQALELGHPRTGKVLRVEAPVPEDLLRFFSAVGVAVPQGPIAAVEEGRVAPADRE